Part of the Pseudomonas sp. Leaf58 genome is shown below.
TCCTGCAGGTTGCAATCTGATCCAATTGCGACATCTGCTACCTGCTACAAGCCGGACGACCTCAACGATTACAAGAACATAGAGAGACCACCCGATGAACGATAGCGTAGTGATTGGCGAACTCACCTGGCCGGAGTACGCCCAGCGTGTAGCATCCGGCAGCCCGATTTTCTTACCCGTGGGCGCCCTGGAGCAACACGGCCATCACCTGTGCATGGAAGTGGACGTCTTACTACCCACTGCGCTGTGCAAGGCGGTAGCGCGCAATGTTAACGGCCTGGTACTGCCTGCCCTGGCCTACGGCTACAAGTCGCAACAAAAGTCGGGCGGCGGCAATCACTTCCCCGGCACCACCAGCCTGGATGGCGCGACATTGACGCATACCATCCAGGACATCATCAGGGAGCTGGCCCGGCATGGCGCGCGCCAGCTGGTGCTGATGAACGGGCACTACGAGAACTCCATGTTCATCGTCGAAGGCATCGACCTGGCGCTGCGCGAGCTGCGTTATGCCGGCATCACCGACTTCA
Proteins encoded:
- a CDS encoding creatininase, which codes for MNDSVVIGELTWPEYAQRVASGSPIFLPVGALEQHGHHLCMEVDVLLPTALCKAVARNVNGLVLPALAYGYKSQQKSGGGNHFPGTTSLDGATLTHTIQDIIRELARHGARQLVLMNGHYENSMFIVEGIDLALRELRYAGITDFKVVVLSYWDFVNAPEVIEELYPDGFLGWDIEHGGVFETSLMLALHPDKVDLARAVDHPPATFPPYDVFPIMPERTPACGTLSSPKGASREKGELILRVCTEGISNAVREAFN